In Streptomyces sp. NBC_00448, the following are encoded in one genomic region:
- a CDS encoding roadblock/LC7 domain-containing protein, giving the protein MQTTDRNLDWLLDSLLERTPGSRYALVLSRDGLKMSRSASLTVDQADQLAAIASGIQSLSHGASVEFGDGSGGVRQSMTEFHGGLLVIVEAGEGAHLAVVAAQDADAGMIGHNTSELVEQLGDYLTAPPRRPGEDSV; this is encoded by the coding sequence ATGCAGACCACCGATCGCAACCTGGACTGGTTGCTGGACAGCCTCCTGGAGCGCACTCCCGGCAGCCGGTACGCCCTCGTGCTCTCCCGGGACGGCCTCAAGATGAGCCGCTCCGCGAGCCTGACCGTCGACCAGGCCGACCAGCTCGCCGCCATCGCATCGGGCATCCAGAGCCTGTCGCACGGCGCGTCCGTGGAGTTCGGGGACGGCAGTGGCGGCGTGCGCCAGTCGATGACCGAGTTCCACGGCGGCCTGCTGGTGATCGTGGAGGCCGGCGAGGGCGCGCACCTCGCGGTGGTGGCCGCGCAGGACGCCGACGCCGGGATGATCGGCCACAACACCAGCGAACTGGTGGAGCAGTTGGGCGACTACCTGACCGCGCCGCCGCGAAGGCCCGGTGAGGACTCCGTATGA
- a CDS encoding DUF742 domain-containing protein: MTRGSVAGENPDRLYTVTGGRSRADDARLDLVALIVSESQPSAGMQSEHVAILRICRTPTAVVELSADLRLPVSVVRILLADLLDAGKVTARHPRTSAGAKLPDSALLKEVLVGLRRL, encoded by the coding sequence ATGACGCGCGGGTCCGTCGCGGGCGAGAACCCGGACCGGCTCTACACCGTCACCGGGGGCCGCAGCCGTGCCGACGACGCGCGGCTGGACCTGGTCGCCCTCATCGTCAGCGAGTCGCAGCCGTCGGCCGGCATGCAGTCCGAGCACGTCGCCATCCTGCGGATCTGCCGCACACCGACGGCGGTCGTGGAGCTCTCGGCCGACCTGCGGCTGCCGGTGAGCGTGGTGCGCATCCTGCTGGCCGACCTCCTCGACGCCGGCAAGGTCACCGCCCGCCACCCCCGCACGTCCGCGGGCGCCAAGCTGCCCGACTCCGCACTCCTGAAGGAGGTGCTCGTTGGACTCCGCAGGCTCTGA
- a CDS encoding GTP-binding protein — protein sequence MDSAGSEPFARAPLADTADDGLKIVIVGGFGVGKTTMVRSVSEIRPLNTEETMTQAGVGIDETTGVDGKVTTTVAFDFGRISLNERMVLYLFGAPGQERFWFLWDRLFSGTLGAVVLVDPRRVADSWYAIDRLEHHGLPFVVARNNFGPPLHTLDQIRDALTLDDAVPLIDCDARDRESGKTVLITLVDHLYALSRAQEMAL from the coding sequence TTGGACTCCGCAGGCTCTGAACCGTTCGCGCGTGCGCCGCTGGCCGACACCGCGGACGACGGACTGAAGATCGTCATCGTGGGCGGGTTCGGCGTCGGGAAGACCACCATGGTCCGCTCGGTCAGCGAGATCCGCCCGCTGAACACCGAGGAGACGATGACGCAGGCCGGCGTCGGCATCGACGAGACCACCGGTGTGGACGGCAAGGTCACCACCACGGTCGCGTTCGACTTCGGCCGGATCAGCCTCAACGAGCGGATGGTGCTGTACCTGTTCGGCGCCCCCGGCCAGGAGCGGTTCTGGTTCCTGTGGGACCGGCTCTTCTCCGGCACGCTCGGCGCCGTGGTGCTGGTGGACCCGCGCCGGGTCGCCGACTCCTGGTACGCCATCGACCGGTTGGAGCACCACGGCCTGCCGTTCGTGGTGGCCCGCAACAACTTCGGGCCGCCGCTGCACACCCTGGACCAGATACGGGACGCCCTCACCCTCGACGACGCCGTCCCGCTGATCGACTGCGACGCGCGCGACCGGGAGTCCGGAAAGACCGTCCTGATCACGCTCGTCGACCACCTCTACGCCCTGTCCCGTGCCCAGGAGATGGCCCTGTGA